The proteins below come from a single Chrysoperla carnea chromosome 1, inChrCarn1.1, whole genome shotgun sequence genomic window:
- the LOC123294470 gene encoding zinc finger protein 239-like has product MSNYSFHDGKNPVFINVENIKIEEGLHTNVTIKQEITEENDSNFSQIEYNQKIISNLNKRFGTKEKRFTCDICNKTFTHQSTLAIHRRIHSGEKPYSCDLCDKTFTQSSNLTEHKRIHTGVKPFSCDVCEKKFLRLDSLIRHKRIHTGEKVYSCDVCTKTFTEKSNLNKHKRIHSGEKPYSCDFCDKSFAQSSNLTEHKRIHTGEKPFPCDVCGKWFPRPDVLVKHKRTHTGEDLLSCDVCNKTFIEKSNLIKHKRIHTGEKPFSCDVCDKSFTQSSNLTEHKRIHTGEKLTCNLCDNVFTYSSTFTEHKRSHTEENHFPCDLCDKVFSRNKLIKQTVTIEAADFRQYDHAH; this is encoded by the exons atgtcaaattattcaTTTCATGATGGGAAAAATCCTGTATTTATCAAtgtcgaaaatataaaaattgaagagGGATTACATACAAATGTAACAATTAAACAGGAGATAACAGAAGAAAATGATTCTAATTTCTCCCAAATCGAATATAaccagaaaataatttcaaatttaaataaacgatTTGGTACTAAAGAAAAACGATTtacatgtgatatttgtaataaaaccttTACTCACCAAAGTACTTTAGCAATACATAGAAGaattcatagtggagaaaaaccttaCTCATGTGATttatgtgataaaacatttactcagtCAAGCAATTTAACTGAGCATAAACGTATTCATACTGGagtaaaaccattttcatgtgatgtatgtgaaaaaaaatttttacgtctCGATAGTTTGATtagacataaacgaattcataccggagaaaaaGTTTATTCATGCGATGTTTGTACGAAAACATTTAccgaaaaaagtaatttaaacaaacataaaagaattcatagtggagaaaaaccttactcgtgtgatttttgtgataaatcGTTTGCTCAATCAAGTAATTTAActgaacataaacgaattcatactggagaaaaaccttttccatgtgatgtttgtggtaAATGGTTTCCTCGTCCAGATGTTCTGGTAAAACATAAAAGAACGCATACCGGAGAAGATCTTTtatcatgtgatgtttgtaataaaacatttattgaaaaaagtaatttaattaaacataaacgtattcatacgggagaaaaaccattttcatgtgatgtttgtgataaatcatttactcaaTCGAGCAATTTAACCGagcataaacgaattcatacaggAGAAAAACTTACTTGTAATTTATGTGATAATGTTTTCACTTATTCAAGTACCTTCACTGAACATAAACGTAGTCATACTgaagaaaatcattttccatGTGATCTTTGTGACAAAGTTTTCAGTCGTAACA aattaattaaacaaacagtaaCTATTGAAGCAGCCGATTTCCGTCAATACGATCATGCACATTGA
- the LOC123294480 gene encoding MKI67 FHA domain-interacting nucleolar phosphoprotein — protein sequence MSIALNKQSQKLFSNAVTSIKKYIQEGKLRVEDKDDKVITKTVKLKRKRPERGVVYLGHIPHGFYEDEMKSFFNQFGTVTKARVFRSEKTGRSKGYGFVQFRHPDVAKIVAETMNNYLMCNRLLKAEYIPPERQHYRMFSGLDFSEKCYPKLFRKIKTFKQKNKNRTDEKHAAFCRKQVKKIEKLKQILLQNLEIK from the exons atgtcaATCGCCCTTAATAAACAatctcaaaaattgttttcaaatgcagtaacaagtattaaaaaatatattcag GAAGGTAAACTTCGCGTTGAAGATAAAGATGATAAAGTTATTACGAAAACTGTTAAGCTTAAACGCAAACGCCCAGAGCGTGGTGTTGTATATTTAGGACATATTCCACATGGATTTTATGAGGAcgaaatgaaatcatttttcaatcaatttggcACAGTTACAAAAGCACGAGTATTTCGATCAGAAAAAACAGGACGAAGTAAAGGATATGGATTTGTTCAATTTAGACATCCCGATGTAGCTAAAATCGTTGCTGAAACTATGAATAATTACTTAATGTGTAATCGACTTTTAAAAG cTGAGTATATTCCACCAGAACGCCAACATTATCGAATGTTTTCTGGACTAGATTTTAGTGAAAAATGTTATccgaaattatttagaaaaatcaagacatttaaacagaaaaataaaaatcgtactGATGAAAAACATGCTGCTTTTTGTCgtaaacaagttaaaaaaattgaaaaattaaaacaaatattgttacaaa Atttagagataaaataa
- the LOC123299751 gene encoding tetraspanin-13 isoform X1: MCGGFTCSKNALTALNILYILVAFILIGVAVYGRAASYVTNLPIIGGILACGIFLILISILGLIGAVKHHQVMLFFYMVILFMLFLIQFSIACACLSVNMEQQEELAQQGWSRVPLSVKAEVQEVFTCCGFDKNDTYIAPNSAMGHPSCTDVQERCCPGADPGCRCDYCMPKLQSTINYAFKLCGGIGLFFSFTELIGVLLTKRYRNQADPNEKMATAIFPRQNYIY, from the exons atgTGTGGGGGCTTTACATGCTCTAAAAATGCACTTACAGCTCTTAATATACTTTACATT CTGGTAGCATTTATATTAATTGGGGTTGCCGTTTATGGTAGAGCTGCTTCGTATGTCACTAATTTACCAATTATTGGTGGTATATTAGCAtgtggaatatttttaatattaatctcAATTTTGGGATTGATCGGAGCTGTAAAACATCATCAAGTTATGCTTTTCTTT TACATGGTGATTCTTTTCATGTTGTTCTTAATCCAATTTTCAATCGCTTGCGCTTGTTTATCCGTGAATATGGAACAACAAGAAGAATTGGCACAACAg gGTTGGAGTCGTGTTCCACTCAGTGTAAAAGCTGAAGTACAAGAAGTATTTACATGCTGtggttttgataaaaatgatacaTATATTGCACCAAATAGTGCCATGGGACATCCCTCTTGTACTGACGTTCag gaACGCTGTTGTCCGGGAGCTGATCCTGGTTGTCGATGTGATTATTGTATGCCTAAATTGCAGAGTACCATTAATTATGCATTCAAACTTTGTGGCGGTATTGGtttgtttttcagttttacagag ttaattgGAGTGCTCTTAACAAAACGGTATAGAAATCAAGCGGATCCAAATGAAAAAATGGCAACAGCCATTTTTCCacgacaaaattatatatactag
- the LOC123299751 gene encoding tetraspanin-13 isoform X2, whose amino-acid sequence MCGGFTCSKNALTALNILYILVAFILIGVAVYGRAASYVTNLPIIGGILACGIFLILISILGLIGAVKHHQVMLFFYMVILFMLFLIQFSIACACLSVNMEQQEELAQQGWSRVPLSVKAEVQEVFTCCGFDKNDTYIAPNSAMGHPSCTDVQERCCPGADPGCRCDYCMPKLQSTINYAFKLCGGIGLFFSFTEFLGVWLTVRYRNQKDPRANPSAFL is encoded by the exons atgTGTGGGGGCTTTACATGCTCTAAAAATGCACTTACAGCTCTTAATATACTTTACATT CTGGTAGCATTTATATTAATTGGGGTTGCCGTTTATGGTAGAGCTGCTTCGTATGTCACTAATTTACCAATTATTGGTGGTATATTAGCAtgtggaatatttttaatattaatctcAATTTTGGGATTGATCGGAGCTGTAAAACATCATCAAGTTATGCTTTTCTTT TACATGGTGATTCTTTTCATGTTGTTCTTAATCCAATTTTCAATCGCTTGCGCTTGTTTATCCGTGAATATGGAACAACAAGAAGAATTGGCACAACAg gGTTGGAGTCGTGTTCCACTCAGTGTAAAAGCTGAAGTACAAGAAGTATTTACATGCTGtggttttgataaaaatgatacaTATATTGCACCAAATAGTGCCATGGGACATCCCTCTTGTACTGACGTTCag gaACGCTGTTGTCCGGGAGCTGATCCTGGTTGTCGATGTGATTATTGTATGCCTAAATTGCAGAGTACCATTAATTATGCATTCAAACTTTGTGGCGGTATTGGtttgtttttcagttttacagag ttTTTGGGTGTTTGGCTAACAGTACGATATCGTAATCAAAAAGATCCAAGGGCTAATCCTAGCGCTTTTCTCTAA